A single Crateriforma conspicua DNA region contains:
- a CDS encoding phosphoribosyl-ATP diphosphatase yields the protein MPESLDPIARLMATLAERAETMPEGSYTTRLMRGGTEKIGKKILEEAGELVEAADEPGDEGRNHFIYEAGDLIYHTLVLLAHKRVDISEVAAELARREGTSGLVEKASRPPKD from the coding sequence ATGCCGGAATCGCTGGATCCGATCGCCCGACTGATGGCCACTTTGGCCGAGCGGGCTGAAACCATGCCCGAAGGTTCGTACACCACCAGGCTGATGCGGGGTGGGACCGAAAAGATCGGCAAGAAGATCCTGGAGGAAGCCGGGGAATTGGTCGAAGCCGCCGACGAACCCGGCGACGAAGGACGCAATCACTTCATCTACGAAGCCGGCGATTTGATCTACCACACGCTGGTTTTGCTGGCCCACAAACGCGTCGACATTTCCGAAGTCGCCGCCGAATTAGCCCGTCGCGAAGGCACGTCGGGGCTGGTCGAAAAGGCCAGTCGCCCGCCCAAAGACTGA
- a CDS encoding NAD-dependent epimerase/dehydratase family protein, translating to MPPSDPESCRTQPAGVHESPEKQRTLIFGCGYVGRRVARLAQARGDQVWATTRDPRKAEAIDEAGWRPVIADWNRPPTLRGLPPVDRLLVAVSHDSASGVGRYESQVLGLQRLLDAIAPATRVVYISTTGVYHQRDGRWVDETSPTRPTRPGGQAHLMAEERVRRWAVHRRATTLRLGGIYGPGRVPRIADVRDGRVLASPGGGYLNLIHVADAAAAVMAAWQAMDADVPEPSRVRSHRLFAVADDRPVVRRDFYQYIADRLAAPTPRFADGQSKMSVRSDSNKRVWNRRMKRCLLPRLAFPTYRQGLDDVLNRDRRGGSHRGANP from the coding sequence ATGCCACCCAGTGACCCCGAATCTTGCCGGACCCAGCCGGCTGGTGTCCACGAAAGCCCTGAAAAACAGCGGACGCTGATTTTCGGTTGCGGCTATGTCGGTCGGCGAGTCGCCCGGCTGGCCCAGGCACGCGGCGACCAGGTTTGGGCCACGACGCGGGACCCGCGGAAAGCCGAAGCGATCGACGAAGCCGGCTGGCGACCAGTGATTGCCGATTGGAATCGGCCACCGACACTGCGTGGTCTGCCGCCGGTGGACCGGTTGTTGGTCGCCGTCAGCCACGATTCGGCATCCGGGGTCGGACGTTACGAATCGCAGGTTTTGGGGTTGCAGCGTTTGTTGGACGCGATCGCGCCGGCCACACGAGTCGTCTACATCAGCACGACCGGCGTCTATCACCAGCGTGACGGTCGCTGGGTGGACGAAACGTCACCGACGCGGCCCACACGCCCCGGCGGCCAAGCACACTTGATGGCCGAAGAACGGGTTCGCCGCTGGGCAGTGCATCGCCGGGCGACAACGCTGCGGCTGGGTGGGATCTATGGTCCCGGACGTGTGCCGCGGATCGCCGATGTCCGCGACGGTCGGGTTTTGGCATCGCCGGGCGGCGGGTACCTGAATTTGATTCATGTTGCCGATGCGGCCGCGGCGGTGATGGCGGCTTGGCAGGCGATGGATGCGGATGTCCCCGAACCGTCGCGCGTCCGATCGCATCGGTTGTTTGCCGTTGCCGATGACCGGCCCGTGGTCCGCCGCGACTTTTATCAGTACATCGCCGATCGTTTGGCCGCGCCGACGCCGCGGTTCGCCGACGGTCAATCCAAAATGTCGGTCCGCAGCGACAGCAACAAACGCGTGTGGAACCGACGAATGAAGCGCTGTCTATTGCCTCGACTGGCTTTTCCGACCTATCGCCAGGGGTTGGACGACGTGTTGAATCGGGATCGTCGTGGCGGTTCCCATCGCGGCGCGAATCCTTAG
- a CDS encoding KpsF/GutQ family sugar-phosphate isomerase: MPAPKPRPSGLDDASASAPVAPAADPRSIDPRLGDTIDVPPETPLERLRCLRDTVLAESEALRRTAQTLSADAVRAAELTADCRGSVIVTGIGKAGWIGQKIAATLASVGTPAHFLHPSEAVHGDLGRVRKDDLVWAFSNSGRSEEVLAIAAHLRQYSHGLVAITADADNPLAAAADLVVTIGKHREACHNGLAPTCSTTAMLAVGDAIALLSSRIRRFTPQDFARFHPGGALGRKLTVVDDIMRDVAHCRIAPHDVPVRQAMVVAGLHGRRSGAVMLVDPADQTLSGIFTDSDLARLLESRREGELDRPVSELMTRCPTTIRSGSQLRDAIAILSQRRISELPVVDTTGRPIGLIDITDVVSLEGSGATPSPSSVKLTAHV, encoded by the coding sequence ATGCCGGCCCCCAAGCCTCGCCCGTCAGGTCTGGACGACGCGTCCGCCAGCGCCCCCGTCGCGCCCGCAGCGGACCCACGTTCGATTGACCCGCGTTTGGGCGACACGATCGACGTCCCGCCGGAAACCCCGTTGGAACGTTTGCGTTGCCTTCGTGATACGGTTTTGGCCGAATCCGAAGCGTTGCGGCGGACCGCCCAAACGTTGTCGGCCGACGCCGTCCGCGCGGCCGAACTGACCGCCGATTGCCGGGGCAGCGTGATCGTCACGGGCATCGGCAAAGCCGGCTGGATCGGTCAAAAGATCGCCGCCACCCTGGCCAGCGTCGGCACCCCCGCCCACTTTCTGCATCCCAGCGAAGCCGTCCACGGGGACCTGGGCCGGGTGCGAAAAGACGACCTGGTATGGGCGTTTTCCAATTCCGGTCGCAGCGAAGAAGTCCTGGCGATCGCCGCGCACTTGCGACAGTACAGTCACGGCTTGGTCGCGATCACCGCTGACGCGGACAACCCTCTGGCCGCCGCTGCCGACTTGGTCGTGACCATCGGCAAACACCGCGAAGCCTGTCACAACGGCTTGGCACCAACCTGCAGCACCACCGCCATGCTGGCCGTCGGCGATGCGATCGCGCTGTTGTCCAGCCGCATCCGCCGATTCACACCCCAGGATTTTGCCCGCTTCCATCCCGGTGGTGCACTGGGCCGGAAACTGACCGTCGTCGACGACATCATGCGGGACGTCGCCCATTGTCGCATCGCGCCGCACGACGTGCCGGTGCGTCAGGCAATGGTCGTCGCGGGGCTGCACGGACGACGCAGCGGCGCCGTGATGCTGGTCGATCCGGCCGATCAAACGTTGTCCGGGATTTTTACCGACAGCGATCTGGCACGGTTGTTGGAATCGCGACGCGAAGGCGAACTGGATCGCCCCGTTTCGGAATTGATGACGCGCTGCCCGACAACGATCCGGTCCGGATCGCAACTGCGTGACGCGATCGCGATCTTGTCCCAGCGTCGGATCAGTGAATTGCCCGTCGTTGACACCACAGGACGCCCCATCGGATTGATCGACATCACGGATGTGGTTTCGCTGGAAGGCTCCGGTGCAACCCCAAGTCCGTCTTCGGTGAAGTTGACCGCCCATGTCTGA
- a CDS encoding YggS family pyridoxal phosphate-dependent enzyme: protein MTETLQRLDEASFQRLRDNWQSVVDDVAEATHQAGRDPNTVQIIGVTKYVDANLTAALCEIGCQDLGENRPQVLWKKAEQMAPEALAAAGYANAAPRWHQIGHLQSNKVRRLLRHRPMIHSIDSQKLLDVVAQQSVDAGITTTCLLEVNISGEQAKTGMAIDDTRRCFDAGIPTGVQVDGLMAMASLHGGQDDAAAQFDRLRMLRDEFQEKYSRPLPTLSMGMSGDFPAAIAAGATMVRIGSRIFAGLM from the coding sequence ATGACTGAGACTTTGCAACGGTTGGATGAAGCGTCCTTTCAACGTCTGCGTGACAACTGGCAATCGGTCGTCGATGACGTTGCCGAAGCAACCCATCAAGCCGGCAGGGACCCAAACACGGTTCAAATCATTGGCGTGACCAAGTACGTCGACGCCAACCTGACCGCGGCGTTGTGCGAAATCGGTTGCCAAGACTTGGGTGAAAACCGTCCCCAAGTGTTGTGGAAAAAGGCCGAGCAGATGGCTCCCGAGGCTTTGGCCGCGGCGGGCTACGCCAATGCTGCCCCGCGGTGGCATCAAATCGGACACCTGCAATCCAACAAAGTCCGTCGGTTGCTGCGGCACCGACCGATGATTCATTCGATCGACAGTCAAAAATTGCTGGACGTTGTTGCCCAACAATCGGTCGACGCCGGGATCACGACCACCTGTCTTTTGGAGGTCAACATCAGCGGTGAACAGGCCAAAACGGGAATGGCAATCGACGATACCCGGCGATGCTTCGACGCGGGTATTCCCACCGGCGTTCAGGTCGACGGCCTAATGGCGATGGCATCCTTGCACGGCGGCCAAGACGACGCCGCGGCACAGTTCGATCGGCTGCGAATGCTGCGTGACGAGTTCCAAGAAAAGTATTCGCGACCGCTGCCGACCCTTTCGATGGGAATGAGCGGTGATTTCCCCGCAGCGATCGCCGCCGGTGCGACCATGGTCCGCATTGGTTCGCGGATCTTTGCGGGGCTGATGTAA
- a CDS encoding MBL fold metallo-hydrolase: MLPRKPLFPGIIELNFQAGEVLGCNVFLVYDADQWLLVDIGYEETVDDYVELIRQLDFPFSQCKTLVATHADVDHVQGLAKAKQMLRTSVTAHPAAVATLEAGDRLKTMAEIEAQELHLDMPKVTIEHQVNDGDIITVGDLEIEVWHTPGHTDSQLSFRVGDVLLSGDNIYRDGCIGAIDAHHGSDIGAFVRSLERIRNSDVKWLAPSHGPIFRNDPELLDRTIQRVRGYLQMADFGTLAESWPLMDQWHDEVAAGTMPEGLQPPSA, encoded by the coding sequence ATGCTGCCCCGAAAGCCCCTTTTCCCAGGCATCATTGAACTGAACTTTCAAGCCGGCGAAGTTCTTGGGTGCAACGTTTTCTTGGTCTATGACGCCGACCAGTGGCTGTTGGTCGATATTGGATACGAAGAAACGGTCGACGATTATGTCGAACTGATTCGTCAGCTGGATTTTCCATTCAGCCAGTGCAAAACGCTGGTGGCCACCCACGCCGATGTGGATCACGTTCAGGGATTGGCCAAAGCCAAGCAGATGTTGCGGACCAGCGTGACCGCGCACCCGGCGGCCGTGGCGACGTTGGAAGCCGGCGATCGGTTGAAGACGATGGCGGAAATCGAAGCCCAAGAATTGCACTTGGACATGCCCAAGGTCACCATCGAACATCAAGTCAACGATGGCGACATCATCACCGTCGGCGATTTGGAAATCGAAGTCTGGCATACGCCCGGACACACCGACAGCCAGTTGTCGTTTCGCGTCGGTGATGTCTTGTTAAGCGGCGATAACATTTATCGCGACGGATGCATCGGCGCGATCGACGCACATCACGGCAGCGACATCGGCGCTTTCGTCCGCTCGTTGGAACGCATCCGCAACAGTGACGTCAAATGGCTGGCCCCCAGCCACGGACCGATCTTTCGCAACGATCCCGAATTGTTGGACCGAACGATCCAGCGGGTGCGGGGCTACCTGCAGATGGCCGACTTCGGCACGCTGGCCGAATCGTGGCCGTTGATGGACCAGTGGCACGACGAGGTGGCCGCCGGGACGATGCCCGAGGGCCTGCAGCCGCCGTCGGCCTAG
- a CDS encoding YdjY domain-containing protein: MTREMPTSRVRQHPFGNHVRNQTKMEFSLRKPMPTHRQRWRLFVANIATVAIILTGGTVTGQGLPSLDEIQSQADDSPMPGDDDTPQYVDQVAAKAFAAPPEATRLSKSSNLWIDRQRKRVYVDGYVTLDRGMLEMFACPSGTKEHESVVALLAKSREVHTALLAVGAKSGTVVRYEPRFVPPTGQAIRVWVCFRDKNQQFQVVDGRKLVRNIKTKKPLSENWVFAGSEFWTDPIDGKRYYQADGGDMICVSNFGTAMLDVPFESSAQSADLLFEPFTENLPPRDTPVRVVMVPIPFPTDDDPGDDVPGEDAKSTGDDDGKSPAVPPLLRKPTERVLLPPAKPANDNDSSATSTP; this comes from the coding sequence ATGACCCGCGAAATGCCCACGTCGCGGGTCCGCCAGCATCCGTTTGGAAATCACGTTAGGAATCAAACCAAGATGGAATTTTCGCTGCGAAAACCGATGCCCACTCACCGTCAACGATGGCGGCTCTTCGTCGCAAACATCGCCACCGTGGCAATCATTTTGACCGGCGGGACGGTCACCGGGCAGGGGTTGCCGTCGCTGGATGAAATCCAATCCCAAGCGGATGATTCGCCGATGCCCGGCGACGATGACACGCCACAGTACGTCGACCAAGTCGCGGCCAAGGCTTTCGCGGCGCCGCCCGAAGCGACACGTCTTTCAAAGAGTTCCAATCTTTGGATCGACCGTCAACGCAAACGCGTTTATGTCGATGGTTACGTGACACTGGATCGTGGCATGTTGGAAATGTTCGCCTGTCCGTCGGGCACCAAAGAACACGAATCGGTCGTCGCCCTGTTGGCCAAGAGCCGCGAAGTCCATACGGCGTTGTTGGCCGTGGGGGCCAAATCGGGAACGGTGGTGCGTTACGAACCGCGTTTCGTTCCGCCCACCGGTCAAGCGATCCGCGTTTGGGTGTGCTTTCGTGACAAGAACCAGCAGTTCCAAGTGGTCGATGGGCGAAAGCTGGTCCGTAACATCAAGACAAAGAAACCACTGAGCGAGAATTGGGTGTTTGCGGGCAGCGAGTTTTGGACCGACCCGATCGACGGCAAACGCTATTACCAGGCGGATGGTGGCGACATGATCTGTGTTTCCAATTTCGGCACCGCGATGCTGGACGTGCCTTTCGAAAGTAGTGCCCAGTCGGCCGATTTGTTGTTTGAACCGTTCACCGAAAACTTGCCGCCACGCGATACACCGGTTCGCGTGGTGATGGTGCCGATCCCGTTCCCGACCGACGACGATCCCGGTGACGACGTTCCCGGTGAAGATGCCAAATCCACCGGTGATGACGACGGCAAATCGCCGGCGGTCCCGCCGCTGTTGAGAAAGCCGACCGAACGTGTCTTGCTGCCTCCGGCCAAGCCAGCAAACGACAATGATTCGTCGGCGACCTCCACACCATGA
- a CDS encoding 3-hydroxyacyl-CoA dehydrogenase family protein, whose protein sequence is MMRTVLVGFGVVGRAVCAEHLRRGIAVDVVDQDASALQSASELLQQTFAGDDLSGNAWNIRSIPSVIGTLTSIRIQPNDLHDADGAADRADDGRPALLIESVAENLEVKQALFRQAQSVLPGGSIYCSNTSTLPIRDISGSLDQAERVVGMHFFMPVDQRPAVEIIASPKTDPVIVDVCADHVRRLGKVPLRVGDHVGFVVNRMLAPYINESITMLCRGATASQIADAATRFGMPISPLALVDVIGTRTAFDGGRSYWRAFPDRFVSAPLLPALVKRKRRGRHDGGGFFDNQNDAGQHLLAPEVDGLVTRYTRQSRDWTVDQIHHRLAATLWTEAACLIRDGVVKDVGVIDDAMWGGLGYRMSLGVDGMPVMDMPTVNDSERQSFTRHCDSLGWDILRTQWSGEDPIHVPAWLEHQCESAVANGQSPRDVLVTNLTASDHVR, encoded by the coding sequence ATGATGCGAACCGTATTGGTCGGGTTCGGTGTCGTCGGTCGCGCCGTGTGTGCCGAACATTTGCGGCGGGGCATTGCCGTTGATGTGGTGGATCAAGACGCGTCGGCCCTGCAGTCGGCATCCGAGCTGCTGCAACAGACCTTCGCCGGCGATGATCTGTCCGGCAACGCCTGGAACATTCGGTCGATTCCATCGGTCATCGGTACCTTAACGTCGATCCGTATCCAGCCAAACGATCTTCATGATGCCGACGGCGCGGCTGATCGGGCAGACGACGGTCGTCCGGCGCTTTTGATTGAATCCGTCGCTGAGAACTTGGAAGTCAAGCAGGCGTTGTTTCGACAGGCACAATCCGTTCTGCCCGGCGGTTCGATCTATTGCTCGAATACGTCCACGCTGCCGATTCGCGATATCTCCGGTTCGCTGGACCAGGCTGAACGAGTAGTTGGCATGCATTTTTTTATGCCGGTCGATCAGCGGCCCGCGGTGGAGATCATCGCTTCGCCCAAAACCGATCCGGTGATCGTCGATGTTTGTGCGGATCATGTTCGACGATTGGGCAAAGTCCCTTTGCGGGTTGGCGACCACGTCGGGTTTGTCGTCAACCGCATGCTGGCCCCTTACATCAATGAATCAATCACGATGTTGTGTCGCGGTGCAACGGCATCGCAAATCGCGGATGCTGCCACGCGGTTCGGGATGCCGATCAGCCCGCTGGCATTGGTGGACGTGATCGGAACCCGTACCGCATTCGACGGTGGACGCAGTTACTGGCGGGCATTCCCCGATCGATTCGTATCGGCACCGCTGTTGCCGGCGTTGGTGAAACGCAAACGTCGCGGTCGCCATGACGGCGGTGGTTTTTTCGACAACCAAAATGATGCAGGTCAACATCTTCTTGCACCGGAGGTCGACGGTTTGGTGACCCGGTACACCCGCCAAAGTCGGGATTGGACGGTCGATCAAATTCATCACCGGTTGGCGGCCACGCTTTGGACCGAAGCCGCGTGTCTGATTCGTGACGGCGTCGTCAAGGACGTTGGTGTGATCGACGATGCGATGTGGGGCGGTCTGGGCTATCGAATGAGTCTTGGTGTTGACGGGATGCCCGTCATGGACATGCCCACCGTCAACGATTCCGAGCGCCAGTCATTCACGCGGCACTGCGATTCTTTGGGGTGGGACATCCTGCGAACGCAGTGGTCCGGTGAAGATCCGATTCATGTGCCGGCATGGCTGGAACATCAATGCGAATCCGCGGTTGCCAACGGTCAAAGCCCGCGTGACGTCTTGGTCACCAATCTGACGGCCAGCGATCACGTGCGGTGA
- a CDS encoding KdsC family phosphatase, giving the protein MSDANGFQPSPNDIADQIRCLISDVDGVMTDGRITYDDQLVESKSFHARDGLAIKLWMRSGFGFGILTARKSKIVPHRAGELGIDQCVQGFEDKWPAAEQIMRHIGCTPEQTCYIGDDLPDIAVMRRVGLSVAPADASADARDIADWVLRTGGGQGALRELVECLLKAKGRWEEHVPT; this is encoded by the coding sequence ATGTCTGATGCAAACGGCTTTCAGCCAAGTCCGAACGATATCGCCGACCAAATCCGCTGTTTGATCAGTGATGTCGATGGCGTGATGACCGATGGACGGATCACCTACGACGACCAACTGGTGGAATCCAAAAGCTTTCACGCCCGTGACGGCTTGGCGATCAAGCTGTGGATGCGCAGCGGTTTCGGCTTTGGCATCTTGACCGCACGAAAAAGCAAGATCGTGCCCCATCGCGCCGGCGAATTGGGCATCGATCAATGCGTGCAAGGCTTCGAAGACAAGTGGCCGGCCGCCGAACAGATCATGCGCCACATCGGATGCACGCCGGAACAAACCTGTTACATCGGCGATGATCTGCCCGACATCGCGGTGATGCGCCGTGTGGGGCTAAGCGTCGCCCCGGCGGATGCATCGGCTGACGCCCGCGACATCGCCGATTGGGTGCTACGCACCGGCGGCGGTCAGGGTGCGTTGCGTGAACTGGTGGAGTGTTTGTTGAAAGCCAAAGGTCGATGGGAGGAGCACGTGCCGACGTGA
- a CDS encoding alanine racemase translates to MNYQPQRSWRGDRWSSLDLSVVSDLPTPALLWDVEAIAANLERMIDIAGGPDQVDRLCPHVKTHKSRDVTAMQVDRGIRSFKASTIAEAAMAAKARAADVLLAHPLVGPKAEAVVRLARQFPATRFAGIIDNLESIDQSAPTIQSYEMVLDVYIDVDVGMHRTGVPFGNELNQVRSRIIESESLRYAGLHVYDGHLHQASRQKRNDFARLILDQIRSDLDRHPTETIIVGGSPNFEFWAAQTSAVGGADTGTSTRWRLSPGTTTLWDIGYAEMYSEADFQIAAALLTRVISRPGSDLLCLDLGTKAIASEMAITDRFVLPAIPDATIVAHNEEHAVIQTDRRSDFAIGQPLIALPRHICPSVCRYPDAHLIRDGRITHDRWTITARDRWPSDW, encoded by the coding sequence ATGAATTACCAACCGCAACGATCGTGGCGTGGCGACCGCTGGTCAAGCCTGGACCTTTCGGTGGTGTCCGACTTGCCGACACCGGCATTGTTGTGGGATGTCGAGGCGATTGCTGCGAACTTGGAACGCATGATCGATATTGCGGGCGGACCGGACCAAGTGGATCGCCTTTGCCCTCACGTGAAAACCCACAAGTCGCGGGATGTCACGGCCATGCAAGTCGACCGAGGCATCCGGTCTTTCAAAGCGTCCACCATCGCCGAAGCCGCCATGGCCGCCAAGGCTCGTGCGGCCGATGTGTTGTTGGCACATCCACTGGTGGGCCCCAAGGCCGAGGCGGTGGTTCGTCTGGCCCGACAATTTCCCGCAACACGTTTCGCGGGGATCATCGACAACTTGGAAAGCATTGACCAGTCGGCACCGACGATTCAGTCGTACGAGATGGTTCTGGATGTCTACATCGATGTCGACGTTGGCATGCACCGAACTGGGGTGCCGTTTGGCAACGAACTGAACCAGGTGCGGTCGCGCATCATCGAATCGGAATCACTGCGTTACGCCGGACTGCACGTCTACGACGGCCATTTGCATCAAGCCAGTCGCCAAAAGCGAAACGATTTCGCTCGCCTGATCTTGGATCAAATCCGATCCGATCTGGATCGACATCCCACCGAAACGATCATCGTCGGCGGGTCACCCAACTTTGAATTCTGGGCGGCGCAAACCAGTGCAGTCGGCGGTGCAGACACCGGAACCAGCACGCGTTGGCGATTGAGCCCTGGAACGACAACGCTGTGGGACATCGGCTATGCCGAAATGTACAGCGAAGCAGACTTCCAAATCGCCGCGGCATTGCTGACGCGAGTGATCAGTCGACCGGGATCGGATCTGCTTTGTTTGGATCTCGGCACCAAAGCGATCGCATCGGAAATGGCGATCACGGACCGATTCGTCTTGCCCGCGATTCCCGACGCAACCATCGTCGCACACAACGAAGAACACGCGGTGATTCAAACCGATCGCCGATCCGATTTTGCAATCGGCCAACCCTTGATTGCTTTGCCCAGGCACATTTGCCCAAGTGTTTGTCGCTATCCCGATGCCCATCTGATTCGCGACGGACGCATCACCCATGACCGATGGACGATCACCGCACGTGATCGCTGGCCGTCAGATTGGTGA
- a CDS encoding esterase/lipase family protein — protein sequence MNVRTNLPRIAPQCQTDAPRTSVILVHGMLASHRSMRPIADSLSGVGMHVTSWRYSTLIHSIRDHADRLARVVLRHLADRDVETLHFVGHSMGCIILRQTLLRFRLSGARFVMLAPPNGGSRLTRLPSGPLARWFPPFAELAEHRDSLVNRLPSPTGLDVGVVAARWDRVVELEATRLRCSHDHLVVSATHQRLPGHEEAVRQVQHFLLHGCFDRPAVTRRRAA from the coding sequence GTGAACGTTCGCACGAACCTTCCACGCATCGCCCCGCAATGCCAAACCGACGCCCCGCGGACATCGGTCATCTTGGTCCATGGCATGTTGGCCAGTCATCGCAGCATGCGACCGATCGCCGATTCGCTGTCGGGTGTGGGGATGCACGTGACCAGTTGGCGGTATTCCACGCTGATTCATTCGATCCGTGATCATGCGGATCGTTTGGCACGCGTTGTCTTGCGTCACTTGGCCGATCGTGACGTCGAAACGTTGCACTTTGTCGGTCACAGCATGGGGTGCATCATCCTGCGGCAAACGCTGCTGCGGTTTCGTTTGTCCGGTGCCCGATTCGTCATGCTGGCACCGCCCAACGGCGGTTCGCGTTTGACACGTTTGCCCTCTGGCCCGCTTGCCCGTTGGTTTCCACCGTTCGCCGAATTGGCCGAACATCGTGACAGCTTGGTCAATCGCCTGCCTTCACCAACGGGGCTGGACGTTGGGGTGGTCGCGGCACGTTGGGACCGGGTCGTCGAATTGGAAGCGACCCGGTTGCGATGTTCCCATGACCATTTGGTCGTCTCAGCGACACACCAGCGATTACCTGGGCACGAGGAAGCCGTGCGACAAGTCCAACACTTCCTGCTGCACGGCTGTTTCGATCGTCCCGCGGTGACGCGTCGTCGCGCGGCGTAG
- the hisG gene encoding ATP phosphoribosyltransferase encodes MSASLSTDTLRIGIPSKGRLSELAEDLLSQAGLRFRRQNRGLFARVAGLPIDLIFLRTDDIPTLCAEGAIDMGVTGSDLVEEADADVTTRMNFGVGRCRLAFCVPDDSPIRSAAELDGKRIATSFPAVTARYLAQHDAKAHLVSLAGSVEVMIQLGVADAIVDLVETGSTLAANRLKILEEIGAYETVLIQGPRCRDTDTADRLVARLEGVVLARDYSMVEYNIPRSKLPEAEKITPGYNSPTVNSLEDSDWCSVQVMVRRGEVAEVMDRLKSIGASAIFEMLIHNCRL; translated from the coding sequence GTGTCCGCGTCCCTGTCCACCGACACCCTTCGCATCGGCATTCCCAGTAAAGGCCGCTTGAGTGAATTGGCCGAAGACCTGCTGAGCCAAGCCGGGCTGCGATTCCGCCGTCAAAACCGCGGGCTGTTCGCACGCGTGGCGGGGTTGCCGATCGATCTGATCTTCTTGCGGACCGATGACATCCCCACGCTGTGTGCCGAAGGCGCGATCGACATGGGCGTGACCGGCAGCGATTTGGTGGAAGAAGCCGACGCCGACGTGACGACGCGGATGAACTTTGGTGTCGGGCGTTGCCGTCTGGCGTTCTGCGTACCCGACGATTCACCGATCCGTTCGGCGGCCGAACTGGACGGCAAACGGATCGCCACCAGCTTTCCGGCGGTGACCGCACGTTATTTGGCGCAACACGACGCCAAGGCTCATCTGGTTTCGCTGGCCGGCAGCGTGGAAGTGATGATCCAACTGGGTGTCGCCGACGCGATCGTCGACTTGGTCGAAACCGGCAGCACTTTGGCGGCCAACCGGCTGAAGATCTTGGAAGAAATCGGTGCCTACGAAACGGTGCTGATCCAAGGCCCACGTTGCCGCGACACTGACACCGCCGACCGGCTGGTCGCACGACTGGAAGGCGTCGTTCTGGCTCGTGACTATTCGATGGTCGAATACAACATCCCGCGGTCGAAGTTGCCCGAAGCCGAAAAGATCACCCCCGGCTATAACTCGCCGACCGTCAATTCGCTGGAAGATTCCGACTGGTGCAGCGTCCAGGTCATGGTGCGTCGCGGCGAAGTCGCCGAAGTCATGGATCGGCTGAAGTCCATCGGTGCGTCGGCCATCTTTGAAATGCTGATCCACAACTGCCGCCTGTAG